DNA sequence from the Chryseobacterium indicum genome:
TTGCGGCTTTGCTGAAAATGGCTCCCGGCATTGGACGATAGCTGAAACCCGGAGCAAAATTAACTTTCAGGAAAGGTAAATACACAAAAAATAATCCGGAACCGATTCCGAAGATCATAGGCTCGCTGAGCTTCAATCCTTTATTCAATAATAAATTGGAGGCAACACCGTTTTCGCAATGGGCAGTCTGGTGATGTTCAAAATTAAGTTCCATTAGTCTCTTCTCTTTTTATCGCGGGAAATACTTGGTTTTCATATTGTAGAGGCTCTTTCTTCGTCAGAATGACAAGCGAAGCAGCTCTCTACTTTTAAACTAATTATTTAACCCTTGAAGTTTTTTAGTTCATCCACCGAAATACCGAAAGCATCGGCATATTTTTTCAGTACGGAATCGCTTAGTGTTTTAAATATTTTTGGTTTTCCGTGTCTTTTCACGCGCCACTGCCACATTCCAACATAGGCTGCAAGAACCTGCATATCCATTTTATTCAGCTCCATGAAATAGACAATCGGGCTTGCTGTATTGTTAGCAACATTTTGTCTTGCTTCTTCAATTCTTTCATTAATTAAAGCCAAAGATTCGTCCAAAGCAGCTTTTTTAGCTTCCCAGCCGGTGCTGTTTGCGGTCGTGTAATTGTTATTTTCATCTGTAACATACAAAACCTCAGTCATATTCGCTGACTTTAAGTTGCTTTCGTCTTGTGGAAGGTCTTGTTTTTTCATTGCTTAATTTTTTACTTCCTGAATAAATAGAGTAATTTCACTTCTTATGAGCAGTTCTTCATTATGAAAAGTCTCACAAAAAATCTGACAGATATTTTCAAACTGCGAAACCAATGATGCTTTTGAAATAATTTTATCGCCGACTTTGGGCAAGGTAAATATTTCAATTTTCTTGATGTTGGTAATGAAGCCAATTACTTTTGTTTCTGTTTCCGGATTTTCAAAAAAGCTCTGCCCTAAAATTGAGGAGCAGGTTTGTGCTGCATTTTCTATGAGTCCTGCTTCAACGAATACATTATCGTGAACAAAAATATTGTCTTCTTTTATTTCAAAGGAAGTAATCACTTTTTCTTTTGTCAATTCCAGAATATAATCTGTCATTAGCATCGGTTCGCGATGCGGGAGAAAGTTGTGGATATTGATGATGTTATCTTCCTTGATTTTCATTGAAATTTCTATTTTATTTTACCAGACCTCATAGGTTTCAAAAACCTATGAGGTCTATTAAAGTATAAATTACATTACAACCGTTTTCATTTGAGATTTTGCAATAACCTCATCGTTAAGCTTTGTTACAATATCTACTAAAGTTACGCCCATCATTTCATTGATAATAGAAACTTCTGACGTGAGTTTTTGTCCCAGTTCCGGCAATCGTAACGCTTCAAAGGTTTTAATGGCTCCGATATATCCTGTAGGAGCTTCTTTTCCTAGCAGGTAAAATTTATAGCCGGTGTGTAAAGCCACACTCTGCGCCTGATGTTCTATCAAACCTGAAGCCTGAAAAATGCCGTTCTGAACAAAAATATTGTCTTCTTTAATTTCAAAACCTGAAATCAGGTGGCTTTCTGAATATTCTGAAATGCTGTTGACCATCACAAAAGGAAATCGCTGCGGAATTAAGCTTTCCACAAAGTCCTGATCGGAGGTTGGTAATCTGTTTTCCATTAGCAAACCGTTAGCAAAGCACAGGAATAAGCAAATCTTCCGCTTTCAGGAACACAAAGCAATACTTTTTCTCCTTTTTTCAGCTTTCCGGAATTCATTATTTCTTCCAAAGCTACAAAAATAGAACCTGCACCGATGTTGCCGATATCTGAAAGGTTATAGAACCATTTTTCCCAAGGGAAATCCAAACCTACGTTGGCAAATTCTTCTTTAAGACCTTCTTTGAAGTATCCTGAAGAAATATGTGCCAAAACATGATCAACGGTTTCCGGATCAAGCTGATGTTTGTCGAAAGATGATCTTAAACTTTCGGCACCTTTTACCAGAATATATTTATCTAAAATTTTTGTGTCCTGTTTTAATGCAAAAATAGACTGTTTCAGCCATTCGTCGGACGGATAATCTGCCCACGATTTCAGGCTTCCGTCTTCCTGCTTTTCGCAACCTGCATACATACAGGCTTCGATCTCGTGTGCATAAGAATAAAAATCAATCCATTCTACTTTAAGATTTATTGCGTTTTCTCTCGGCTTATTTTCAAGTAAAAAAGCTCCGGCTCCGTCGGAAAGCATCCATCTTAAAAATTCTCTTTTGAAAGCGATGATGGGTCTTTCTTCCAGTAAAGCCAGATTTTCTGCTTCATGGTTGAATTTATCCGCCGTCATCCAAGCCGACATTCTTTCGGAACCTGCGCAGACTGCTTTATCCTGAACCCCAGCTTTTACAGAAAGGAATCCGTAGTTCAAAGCATTCATTCCGGAGTTGCACAATCCGGTTGCGGTATTTATTTCGATAGATTTTCCGATGTTCAGTTCGCCATGTACCATGGATGCGTGAGAAGGCTGAATCTGATCCGGAGAAGTTGTTCCCACGGATAATAATTTCATGTCTTCCTTTTTGAAATTTTCGTCAAAAAGTCCTTCAATTGCCTTGGCTGTGATCTGAGCATTGGTATGTGTAGGATTTCCTTCTTTATCTAAAGCATAATATCTTGTCGTAATTTTATTATTTCTTAAGATCAGAGCTTTTGCTTTAGATTTTGCACCGTTTATATAACCAAGATACGTTTCCATTTCATCATTAGAAACCGGCTCATTGGGTAGGTATTTTGATGCTTTTGTTATAAATACGTCGTACATTCTATTTTATATTAATTCCTTGTAAATATTCTCTTTGTTTCTTTCTTTTAAACCAGAAAACAGGTGTTGTTAATAAGTGTAAAACCAATACGATAGGAGAAATAATCCATATCGCCGCCATCAAATATACCTTAAAGAATTTAATAAGCAATGGTCGTTTTTCTTTTTTCTTCATGATGAGGTTTGACCAGATGGTGAAAATTTTGTTTCCCACTTTCTCTACCCTTACCAGAAAAGCACGGATTTCCACGGCTCCGTTTTTCACCAGATCAGGCTGTAAAGTATCCAGATCATTTCTGCTGAAATGTTTTTCAATAATTTCTCCGTATTTTACAGAGCCTTTTATTTCTTCATCCGAAACTCCGGCGGCAGGAAGAATTCCCGATTTTTCTTTTTTTCCGGTAGTCAGCCAGCGAAGAATCGTAAGGACACTGGTGTAATTGTCGTGTCGGTCTACCAAAGCGATATTTCCTACCAATTTGGCGTTTAAGTTCTTTAAATATACCTTCAGTTTTTCCTGAGAATACATCCACATATTTCTTGTCGCCGAAACGGTAACAACCGGAGTGTCTTTCAGGATATTTTCTGCAAAACCACTTTTCAGGAATGAAATGATCGGGATGGAGGGTGTTAAATACCAAACCTGATAACCAAAGATAATCAAATCAAACTTTTTGTTAACCACTTCTTCCGGCGGCGGCAGAATTTCACTCGGGATCTGAAGATAAGATTCAGGAAAGGTATTGAAGAATACATCATTCGGCCACGGAAAAGGGAAGTCTTTTTTTAGCGTAATGTTGTAGTACGTAACATTGTACTCATCCTTTTTGGCTTCAAAAGGTCGGGCAATATTTTTTACAATATCGGTAAGCTGTCCGGTTTGTGAATAATATATAACGAGTATCTCTTTTTGCATGGGTTATCCTTAATCGTTTACAAAAATATGCTTTTCATATTTATTTTTCAGAACGAAATACTTTTAAAGCTTCAGAACTGAATTTCAGTGTGTAATTATTATTTTCCGGTAACGTATTTTTTACATCCAGAAAAATAACAGTTTCTGGAAGATCAGCTAAAGTATCTGCTTTGAAACTTTCGTCCGAAACCAGAAGAACGTCAATCTTTTTATCAATTTCTGTGCTGTTTTTTAGGTATCTAATTTTTCTTTTTTTAACTAAATAAATCTGTTCGGCAATTTCTCTTTTTTCTTCATCTTTCATTAAACTAAAGATTTTTCGGCTCGCCTGCTGAAGTGTAAGTAAAACGTTTTTCTGCCCGAAATCATCTGCAATATGCAAAATGTTTGCATCTTTCGGAATATGTTTATTCAGTTCAAAATAAACCGATTTATTTTTGTTAAAATCTTCTTTTACTTCCTGTACCACTTCATTATCTTTGTATAGATAGCTCAGGAAGAGTTTTTTCTTAAAATAATTTTCGTCTTCCAGCTCATTTCTGAATTTCGCAAACTGCTCCCTGAAAAAAGCGTTGATCTTTTTTGTTCTTTCGGAATAATTTTTCCCGAAGCGTTCGTCATTTTTATCAATTCTGTCGCCCACTTTTACAGTAATTGAACCGTCATAAATAATAAAATCTCCTTTCGGCTGTACTTCGGAGTTTCCGTGAATATAAACCGGAACTACATCCAGTCCGAATTCTTCTGCGATATAAAAAGCTCCTTTGTGAAATCTTTTGATATCATTGGTATAAGAACGCTCTGCTTCAGGAAAGACAACCAGAGAATATCCCTGATCTACTTTTTCTTTCAGTTTTTCCATTCCGTTTTCAATACCCTGAGAAACGGGATAAAATCCTAACGCTCTTACCATCTTTCCGAAAATAGGAGAGTTGTACACCCAGTCGTTTACCAGATAAATGATTTTATGCGTCGTCATGGCTAAAGCCAGCGTATCCAGAAACGAAGTGTGGTTGGCGATAATGACTGCAGGTCTGCTGAAATCTTCATTCGGGTTTTTAATGAGCTTTTTCTTTACAAATGGATTCGTATAAAGAACAGAAGTTAAAAATTTCGCTAAAATTAATTTAATAAAGTTTAATGTTTTGCCTTTCGACCGTTTTACAAACAGGCTTCCGATGGCGGAAAACAGCAATCCGCCCAATCCGTAATACAGAAAAGACAATACTGCATTGAAAAATAACCTGAAAGTAACCGGAGAAAGTCCTTTTTTAGCCCTGTTCGTAATCAGCAAACGGAACCAGAACGGATATAAGGTTGAGGTGATGATGATTACGGAGAACATCCCGATTAAAGCTACCAAAGCTAATGAATGCAAAGCAGGATGTTTGGCGAAAATTAATGAACCGATGGATAAAATGGTCGTGAAAACCGCCAGAATAATGGAGGTTCTATACGTTGGAAGTTCGTTTTTTCCTGTGGTATGCTCTTTCTGCATTGCCTGGGTAAGGAAAATACTGAAATCGTCGCCGACTCCGAAAACCAGAGTGCAGACAACGGTGCTGAAAATATTCAGTTCCAGACCTAAAAAGTAAAGAATTCCCGCTGTAACGACTCCCGTTAAAACAATCGGAAACATCGTAAGAACCGTTAATTCAAAGTTACGGAAGAACACAATGATGGTTAAAATAATCGCCAAAAGGGAATAATTGATTAACGTGTTAAAATCATTTTTCAGCAAACCTAAAAAGTTTTCGTTCATCTGTTGACGGTCAATTGCCAAAGCATCATGCTTTTTTTCAACGTCTTTAATGAAGGCATCTCTTTTCTTTTCGTCTACTTTTACCACATTGGAAACTGTGTAAAAATTGTTTTCCTGACTCAGAAATTCAGAAATCTGTAGTGCTTTTACTTTTTCGTAATCTTTTAAAGTTAACGTAGAATATTTTTTATTTAAATTTTCATTGAACTGATCAAAGGCAGAACTGTTAAATCCGAATTGATTTCCGTTTTTAATTAATTCAGAAACTGTCTGGTTCTTTTTATTTTCGTCCCAGAATTTTTTCCAGTTTTCAATTCTTTTTTGCTGGTCTTTTTCAGACAAAACTACATTTCCGAGAGAATTGTAGCTTAAAATTTTTCCTTCTTTTTTTTCTTTTTCTAAAAATTGGCTCAGCTCAGAATTTCTGGATAAAGCCTGTTCTTCAGAATCACCGTAAGAAATCGTGTAGATGGATTTTGAAGTAATATCGGAAAGTTTCTCCAGTTTCGCTTCGCTTATTTTTAAATCTTTCGGAATATAATTCAGATCGCCGATGTCTTCATTAAAACCTACTTTTCTGAATCCGAAAAGACACGCAATAATAATGACTGAACAGATAATAATTAAAGGTTTGTTTTTTTCGTACGGATACGAACCGATTTTGTCGATAAAATTTGCATTGACTGCTTTTTCTTTTTTCTTCGGATGATAAAGCTGCGGAACAATAATTAAAGCGGTGACGGAAGATAAAATAACCGTTATGGCGGCGAAAAGTCCCAGATCTTTCAACGCTTCCGAACGTACAAAAACAAGGCATAAAAAAGAAACGGCTGTTGTTGCGCTGCTTAAAACAATAGGCTGGGTAATTTCTTTGTAAAGCTCTTCAATATTGTTGTTGTGTTTGTAATGCGTCAGAATGTGAAGGGCGTAATCAATCGTAATTCCTATCAAAATGGCTCCCACGCTCAGAGAAATTGCCGAAATTTTATCTTTAACAAAGTATAAAATCAAAAGAGCGAGTAACACTGAGAAAACCGTGGGAAGAAATACAATAATCGGTGTAAAAACATTCCTGAAATAATAAATAAGAATCAAAAGAAGAACGGTCATGGAAATAATAACCGTATTCTGAATGTCTTTTTTGATCTGTTGTGCATTCGCAACCGCAATGACAGGCGAACCAAAATAGCTGATTTCTGTTTTTCCTCTGAATTTTGCGTTGAGGTTTTCTTTGATGGTATTTAATTGATTAACAAATGTTTCGTTGTTTTTGGTGTCGTTGCTTTTGTTTTTGGGATCAATAAAAAGCAGCAGGTTTTTTCCGTCTTTGGTTACGATGTAATTGTCTTCCAGCTTAAAATCTTTGCTGATGTTTAAAGCATTGAGTTTTTTGATTCCCAGAAAAGTTATTCCGAGCGGATCTTTTTTAATGAATTCTTTGGTAACAAGACTGGTGGGCGAAACCAGAGAAACGTAGTTGTTTTCAACCTGTTTGGCAATGCTGTCTTTCTGAAGTTTTCTCTCAATTTCTTTGTAATCGTTTTCATTCAGAAATAAAGGAAGATTCTGATTGACGAAATCAAAGGTTTCCGAAATTTCACTGTCATTTACTTTTCCCTGAACCGAACCGATGTATTTTTGCAGAGGTTCAATTTGATGTAAAAAGGCATCCGCAGTCTCCGAAAGCTGAAAATTTTCTTCTTTGGATCTGTTTTCGATAATCACGATGATCTTGTCTGAAAAATTGAGCTGTTTCAGAACTTTTGCGGTAAGATCGGATTTTTCGTTTTTAGGAATAATCTGATTGATGTCTTCCTCAAAATTGATTTTTGAAGCGAAAAAGAGACACAAAATGGCAATTCCGACCGAAAAAAATACGGACAGAAGTTTGTTTTTAGAGATCAGATAATATAAAAATATGAAAAAACGATGCATTACATTATAAAAATCAGGTTTGCAAATTTAAATTTTTCGGGGGGAGTTCAAAATTTTTTATCACAAGTTTTATCTGAAAATCAATAAAATATTTAGTAAAAATGAAAAAAAAATATACTTTTGCAAAAGTTCCCAATTGATGAAGCGTGTTTTAAAACAAAAATTGACTAAGTCTGAACTTAGGTTTTGATATGTTTAAACTATTTGATGAAAAAATAAACGGATTTTTATTTATTATAATCTTTCCTTTCCTTCTCTTTTTCATGTCCTATTACGGATTTGAGACTTCTTACGTTGTAGGAATTAAGTCTTGGGAAAAAGCTCCGGATTTTATGTTTTCGTCTGTTTATGCATACCGTGTAATACCGAATTACCTGAGTGTTCATGTTACAGAAGCGATAACTTCCATTGTAAATAATGATCTTCCTTTTGCAAAAAGTTTTCTTTTGAAGCAGGGTTCGTTGTTTTACCACAGTACATTTTTAATCAATGTTTTCTTTTTTCTTCTGACTTCAGTAATTTTAGATAAAATTCTTGAACTGAAGCCCGTAGAAATTCTTTCAAACCGGAAAATCAGAAGAATGGTTCATCTTATTGCGGTATTTTTTATCGTTATTCTTCAGTATGTTCCGACCAATTGCGACTGTATCGCGATCTTTTTCTATGTTTTTGGGATGTTTTTAACGTTAAAATATTTACAGCATAAAAAACCTACGGATTTATTGGGATTAAGTATTGTGATATTTATTTCAACTTTTGTGCGGGAAACCGCCTGTCTCAATATCGCTTTTTTTGCAGCGGTTTTTATTGATCCTGAAAATCTGAAGAACAGGAATTTCGCTTTCATAAAAGAAACTTTTTTGCTGGTGATTGCGTTTGTGCTTCCTTATATTGCTTTAAGACTGGTTATTCCGCAGAAAGCTTCTTTTGTGGAGGGAATTTATTTAATTAAAAATTTCACAAGTCCTTATAATCTTACAGGGCTTTTATTCGGAATTTTAGGTGTCTATTTCAGTTACAGTTTTTCTGATGAGACAGGAAAGATGATGATGAAAAAATATTTGTTTTTTGCGCTGCCGTATCTTTTAATGATTACTTTAGTAGGGCTTTTCTGGGAAACCAGATTGTTTATGCCTTTGCTGATTACGGGAATCGTAACGGCTTCTTATCAGTTTAAAAATAGTTTACCGGAAAGATGAGTTTACTGCATCCATATTATATTATTGCCATTCTCTATATGCTGTTTTTCAGCTATCAGGAAGTTTTTCATGGTAAGGTTGAAAAAAAATGGCTTTGGTTCTTGGGAATATATCTCATGATTATTGCAGGACTTCGCGATCAGGTAGGGCCGGATTACGGTAGTTATCGTGGGATTTACGTGTATTCGGATACCAAAGATTACATCTCGCTCATTATGAAGGGTTTGGGAATGAAGGGGCCTCAGCCGATTGAAGTAGAGTGGCTGTATGTATTCATCAATAAAATTTTGCTGAATGTCTTTGATGCGCCGTTTTATATTCTAACCTTGGTTATTGCCATTCTCGCCGTTTATTTTAAAGTAGAATATACGGATGATAATACGTTTTATCCGTTTACCTTTATGCTTTTCATGTTCATTCCCGGCTTTTTTATCGGGGAAAGCGGGCAGATCCGGCAAAATCTTGCTTCATTTATTGCTTATTTCGGAATAAGATACATTAAAGAAAGAAAACTGATTGCTTATCTTCTCTGTATCTATCTTGCAGCGGGGGTGCATACGGTTTGTTATATCCTAATACCGATGTACTGGTTGGTAAGAATACCGCTGAACAGATTTGTAATGCTTTTTATGATTATTACCTCTGTTTTCCTGTCTCCGTTTGAAGTGTATCGCGTCTTTGGTGATTTTATGACGAGTATAGCTTCAGACAGTACTCTTTCCATTGGTTTTAATGGTTATATGGACGAAACTGTGCAAAGACTTAACGGAGCAATTGGTATTCCTGAAGTGATGATGGCAATTCTCACCTTTTTCCTTTTTGTTTTTGATGAAAAGATGAAAGAAAAGTTTCCTTATTATGAATACCATCGTGCTTATGTTCTAATCGGAGTTTGTTTTTATTTTATTTTCAGAAGCAATCCTATTTTCTCTTCAAGACTTGCGGGAGTATTCATCGGTTTTGCATATATTATCATTCCCAATGCAATGTACGTGGTTTCGGAAAATGTAAAAAAGATGATCTATGCTTTTATAATCGCTCTTACTGTGTTCAACTTTGTTGTATTCTCCAGCTTTAGGAATATTGTAAACGGAAACTTCACATGGGATCTTTATAAGAATCATATTTTACCATAAAATGGCTTCGACCTTTGTAAATAAAAAAGACAATGCTGTTTTGCGTTGTCTTTTTTTATTTAATTATCTGCCGAATTATCAGAGTATTAAAATTAATTCAACTTTATAACTAATATGTAAAAAGTTGATGAAAAATGCCTTAATTTCGTATAACCTAAGTTTGAAATGAGATATTAGCATCTGTAATTATAAATTGTAGATAATTGTTATATAAATTTATTTTATCATAATGTACTTTTATAAAATAATCTGATTTTTTTAATAAGGGTTTAAATGTTGTACTAGGTTGATAACATCACAAATTCAAGGATATGAAAAAGTCATTTACAAATCTTGCGGCACTTATAAGTTGCCTGTTTGCATATGAAGCTTATGCAAAAGAAAGTCCTGAAACAAAGAACTCTGGTTGGACAGTATCAAAAAAAATATATTCCTCATATTCAGATTCTTTAGTGAAATCTTCACAGAAAGAAGATCATCTTGTTACCATTAATGGAAAATTATTAGCTGCGGACTGGACAAAAGCGCCCAACAGTTATATTTTTGACCCAACACAAAGCAGCAGTGGTATTTACATTCCAGTAAAAAAAGCTTATGCAATGTGGGGACAGGATAAATTACTGGGCGGAACAGGAATTCCTTCCGGTAAAATAACGGCAGATGTTCTCTGGGAAGACGTTCATGGCTTAATAAAATCGGATACTGTTTATCAGCTTGAGATAATAGATTCCGGAGAGTATGCTAAAATTAAAGTTCCGGTAAATAAATCTAAAAAGGGAAATGCTGTCATTGCTTTCAGAGTAGATGGAGAAATCTATTGGTCGTGGCACGTTTGGGTTACAGATGACCCTTCCAACGGCTCTGCCTATAAAA
Encoded proteins:
- a CDS encoding EpsG family protein, giving the protein MSLLHPYYIIAILYMLFFSYQEVFHGKVEKKWLWFLGIYLMIIAGLRDQVGPDYGSYRGIYVYSDTKDYISLIMKGLGMKGPQPIEVEWLYVFINKILLNVFDAPFYILTLVIAILAVYFKVEYTDDNTFYPFTFMLFMFIPGFFIGESGQIRQNLASFIAYFGIRYIKERKLIAYLLCIYLAAGVHTVCYILIPMYWLVRIPLNRFVMLFMIITSVFLSPFEVYRVFGDFMTSIASDSTLSIGFNGYMDETVQRLNGAIGIPEVMMAILTFFLFVFDEKMKEKFPYYEYHRAYVLIGVCFYFIFRSNPIFSSRLAGVFIGFAYIIIPNAMYVVSENVKKMIYAFIIALTVFNFVVFSSFRNIVNGNFTWDLYKNHILP
- a CDS encoding ABC transporter permease, whose product is MKIKEDNIINIHNFLPHREPMLMTDYILELTKEKVITSFEIKEDNIFVHDNVFVEAGLIENAAQTCSSILGQSFFENPETETKVIGFITNIKKIEIFTLPKVGDKIISKASLVSQFENICQIFCETFHNEELLIRSEITLFIQEVKN
- a CDS encoding MMPL family transporter, producing the protein MHRFFIFLYYLISKNKLLSVFFSVGIAILCLFFASKINFEEDINQIIPKNEKSDLTAKVLKQLNFSDKIIVIIENRSKEENFQLSETADAFLHQIEPLQKYIGSVQGKVNDSEISETFDFVNQNLPLFLNENDYKEIERKLQKDSIAKQVENNYVSLVSPTSLVTKEFIKKDPLGITFLGIKKLNALNISKDFKLEDNYIVTKDGKNLLLFIDPKNKSNDTKNNETFVNQLNTIKENLNAKFRGKTEISYFGSPVIAVANAQQIKKDIQNTVIISMTVLLLILIYYFRNVFTPIIVFLPTVFSVLLALLILYFVKDKISAISLSVGAILIGITIDYALHILTHYKHNNNIEELYKEITQPIVLSSATTAVSFLCLVFVRSEALKDLGLFAAITVILSSVTALIIVPQLYHPKKKEKAVNANFIDKIGSYPYEKNKPLIIICSVIIIACLFGFRKVGFNEDIGDLNYIPKDLKISEAKLEKLSDITSKSIYTISYGDSEEQALSRNSELSQFLEKEKKEGKILSYNSLGNVVLSEKDQQKRIENWKKFWDENKKNQTVSELIKNGNQFGFNSSAFDQFNENLNKKYSTLTLKDYEKVKALQISEFLSQENNFYTVSNVVKVDEKKRDAFIKDVEKKHDALAIDRQQMNENFLGLLKNDFNTLINYSLLAIILTIIVFFRNFELTVLTMFPIVLTGVVTAGILYFLGLELNIFSTVVCTLVFGVGDDFSIFLTQAMQKEHTTGKNELPTYRTSIILAVFTTILSIGSLIFAKHPALHSLALVALIGMFSVIIITSTLYPFWFRLLITNRAKKGLSPVTFRLFFNAVLSFLYYGLGGLLFSAIGSLFVKRSKGKTLNFIKLILAKFLTSVLYTNPFVKKKLIKNPNEDFSRPAVIIANHTSFLDTLALAMTTHKIIYLVNDWVYNSPIFGKMVRALGFYPVSQGIENGMEKLKEKVDQGYSLVVFPEAERSYTNDIKRFHKGAFYIAEEFGLDVVPVYIHGNSEVQPKGDFIIYDGSITVKVGDRIDKNDERFGKNYSERTKKINAFFREQFAKFRNELEDENYFKKKLFLSYLYKDNEVVQEVKEDFNKNKSVYFELNKHIPKDANILHIADDFGQKNVLLTLQQASRKIFSLMKDEEKREIAEQIYLVKKRKIRYLKNSTEIDKKIDVLLVSDESFKADTLADLPETVIFLDVKNTLPENNNYTLKFSSEALKVFRSEK
- a CDS encoding dialkylrecorsinol condensing enzyme DarA, which produces MQKEILVIYYSQTGQLTDIVKNIARPFEAKKDEYNVTYYNITLKKDFPFPWPNDVFFNTFPESYLQIPSEILPPPEEVVNKKFDLIIFGYQVWYLTPSIPIISFLKSGFAENILKDTPVVTVSATRNMWMYSQEKLKVYLKNLNAKLVGNIALVDRHDNYTSVLTILRWLTTGKKEKSGILPAAGVSDEEIKGSVKYGEIIEKHFSRNDLDTLQPDLVKNGAVEIRAFLVRVEKVGNKIFTIWSNLIMKKKEKRPLLIKFFKVYLMAAIWIISPIVLVLHLLTTPVFWFKRKKQREYLQGINIK
- a CDS encoding beta-ketoacyl-ACP synthase III, whose translation is MYDVFITKASKYLPNEPVSNDEMETYLGYINGAKSKAKALILRNNKITTRYYALDKEGNPTHTNAQITAKAIEGLFDENFKKEDMKLLSVGTTSPDQIQPSHASMVHGELNIGKSIEINTATGLCNSGMNALNYGFLSVKAGVQDKAVCAGSERMSAWMTADKFNHEAENLALLEERPIIAFKREFLRWMLSDGAGAFLLENKPRENAINLKVEWIDFYSYAHEIEACMYAGCEKQEDGSLKSWADYPSDEWLKQSIFALKQDTKILDKYILVKGAESLRSSFDKHQLDPETVDHVLAHISSGYFKEGLKEEFANVGLDFPWEKWFYNLSDIGNIGAGSIFVALEEIMNSGKLKKGEKVLLCVPESGRFAYSCALLTVC